The Flammeovirga kamogawensis genome includes a region encoding these proteins:
- a CDS encoding arylsulfatase: MKNSITILMAIMVLFTSCNTKTKSAVQKKKPNILLIVGDDIGFGDLASYGSEINTPTMSKLSEHGVQFSNFHASPVCSVTRGMLLTGNNSHEIGLGTFDYAVYPESEGKPGYEGYLTRNTVAISELFRDEGYNVYKTGKWHLGDGDKGDRPMNWGFTKSFGILSGGSNHWNDREMTPDVSSPENKKLIVEGKMPKVGPEPWFLNGAPYDRPNGIYSGELYTEHLLNFMKEDANTDKPWFAYVAFTTAHFPVQAPAELIDKYYDYYYKMGYEGLKEERYKALKDRGLLSHSANRAPSNNLTTRWSDLTEEEKKIQAKIMATYAAMIEDQDQRIGQIIDHLKSTGELDNTLIVYLTDNGPEGADPKSPYVGNEMFANWISTNFDQSLEAVGTENSFQMLGVSWANAATGGLQWWKWFIGEGGIRVPMMIVPPGAFNGEYSKAGSTSNAVVCVKDIPMTILEYAGIKHPTTDYKGREITPPSGKSIKPFMDGTTDKVRTEEEWYAFELFGNSYIMMGDYKAIKVRTGMFGDGEWHLYNVVKDPSETIPLENMQAERLYQMVDIYYEYAKEKGIVEVDDSWSPFKAMK; the protein is encoded by the coding sequence ATGAAAAATAGTATAACAATTTTAATGGCAATTATGGTGTTATTTACATCATGTAATACAAAAACAAAATCTGCTGTTCAAAAAAAGAAACCTAATATTTTATTAATAGTAGGAGATGATATAGGGTTTGGAGACTTGGCTTCTTATGGCTCAGAAATAAACACACCAACTATGAGTAAACTTTCAGAACATGGGGTTCAATTTTCAAATTTCCATGCATCTCCAGTATGTTCTGTTACAAGAGGTATGTTATTAACTGGAAATAATAGTCACGAAATAGGACTAGGCACTTTTGATTATGCAGTCTACCCAGAGAGTGAAGGGAAACCTGGTTATGAAGGGTATTTAACACGAAACACTGTTGCTATTTCTGAACTTTTTAGAGATGAAGGGTACAATGTTTACAAAACAGGTAAATGGCATCTAGGTGATGGAGATAAAGGAGATAGACCAATGAATTGGGGTTTTACAAAAAGCTTTGGTATCCTATCTGGAGGGTCTAACCATTGGAATGATAGGGAGATGACACCAGATGTTAGCTCACCAGAAAACAAGAAGTTAATTGTCGAGGGCAAAATGCCTAAAGTAGGTCCGGAGCCATGGTTTTTAAATGGAGCACCTTATGATAGACCAAATGGTATTTATTCTGGAGAACTCTATACTGAGCATCTATTAAATTTTATGAAAGAAGATGCAAATACAGACAAACCTTGGTTTGCTTATGTAGCATTTACAACAGCTCATTTTCCTGTTCAAGCACCTGCAGAACTGATTGATAAATATTACGATTATTATTATAAAATGGGTTACGAAGGGTTAAAAGAAGAAAGATATAAAGCATTAAAAGATAGAGGTTTATTATCTCATTCTGCCAATAGAGCACCTAGTAATAATTTAACAACAAGATGGTCTGATTTAACAGAGGAAGAGAAAAAAATACAAGCAAAAATTATGGCTACTTATGCAGCGATGATAGAAGATCAAGACCAACGTATTGGGCAGATTATAGACCATTTAAAATCAACAGGAGAATTAGACAATACATTGATTGTTTATTTAACAGATAATGGCCCTGAAGGAGCAGATCCGAAAAGCCCTTATGTAGGGAATGAGATGTTTGCAAATTGGATAAGCACAAATTTTGATCAATCATTAGAAGCTGTTGGCACAGAAAATTCTTTTCAAATGTTAGGTGTTTCTTGGGCAAATGCAGCAACAGGAGGTTTACAATGGTGGAAATGGTTTATAGGTGAAGGTGGTATTAGAGTACCTATGATGATTGTTCCTCCAGGTGCATTTAATGGAGAATATAGTAAAGCTGGTTCAACATCAAATGCTGTGGTATGTGTAAAGGATATTCCTATGACAATTTTAGAATATGCTGGAATTAAGCATCCTACTACAGATTATAAAGGCAGAGAAATTACTCCTCCGTCAGGAAAAAGTATAAAACCGTTTATGGATGGGACTACGGACAAAGTACGAACAGAAGAAGAATGGTATGCTTTTGAATTATTCGGGAACAGCTATATCATGATGGGAGATTATAAAGCAATAAAAGTAAGAACTGGTATGTTTGGAGATGGGGAATGGCATTTATACAATGTAGTTAAAGACCCTTCGGAAACAATCCCATTAGAAAATATGCAAGCAGAACGATTATACCAGATGGTAGATATTTATTATGAGTATGCTAAAGAGAAAGGCATTGTAGAAGTAGATGATAGTTGGAGCCCTTTTAAGGCCATGAAATAA
- a CDS encoding ketopantoate reductase family protein, translating to MRIGILGIGGIGGFIGAQLLSGNKYQNKIEVIFICRGATKKAIKQNGLLFRSDSKEKVIRPHLVSDDPTEIGKLDLLIIATKSYQLEEAIKRYLPCLQEETLLLPLINGVNAKELIAGYIPHPVCKILEGCIYIISNQVAPGQVVHMGGLGKVFFGTTLSQDYHWLEKLLKDFGVDANYTRNIKEVIWKKFLFVSPISALTSSYGITFGQLRNNEDYMFIFQKLMSEILDLANSLKIYLSQGDVNDVMMMLSSFPENAKTSLQLDIEGESLQNEKSIFIDYVINKSIKEGSKHYYYSRMNSQILSAFSY from the coding sequence ATGCGCATCGGAATTCTAGGAATCGGTGGTATTGGGGGTTTTATTGGCGCCCAATTACTTTCAGGTAATAAATATCAAAATAAAATTGAAGTGATATTTATTTGTAGAGGAGCAACTAAAAAAGCGATTAAACAAAATGGGCTACTTTTTAGATCAGACAGTAAAGAAAAGGTGATAAGGCCACACCTTGTTTCTGATGATCCTACTGAAATTGGTAAACTCGACTTACTAATCATTGCTACAAAATCATATCAATTAGAAGAGGCTATAAAACGGTATTTACCTTGCTTGCAGGAAGAAACCTTACTGCTTCCTTTAATAAATGGGGTAAATGCTAAAGAACTTATTGCAGGTTATATTCCTCATCCTGTATGTAAAATACTCGAAGGCTGTATTTACATTATTAGCAATCAGGTAGCACCAGGTCAGGTGGTTCATATGGGCGGACTTGGCAAAGTATTTTTTGGAACAACGCTCTCTCAAGATTATCACTGGCTTGAGAAACTACTAAAAGATTTTGGCGTTGATGCTAATTATACTAGAAACATAAAAGAAGTGATTTGGAAAAAATTCTTATTTGTGTCTCCAATAAGTGCTCTAACCTCATCATATGGTATAACATTCGGTCAATTAAGAAATAACGAAGATTATATGTTTATTTTTCAGAAGTTGATGAGTGAAATTTTAGATTTAGCAAACAGTTTAAAAATATACTTATCGCAAGGAGATGTAAATGATGTAATGATGATGCTCTCATCATTTCCTGAGAATGCGAAAACATCTCTGCAGTTAGATATCGAGGGAGAATCGTTACAAAACGAAAAGTCTATTTTTATTGATTATGTGATTAATAAAAGTATAAAAGAAGGGAGTAAGCATTACTATTATTCTAGAATGAATTCGCAAATTCTTTCTGCCTTTTCTTATTAA
- a CDS encoding STAS domain-containing protein — MEIDIQNTDNITVINVNGYLDANTSPVLDQKIADLVADGNANILLNLKDVGYMSSSGLRVFLNASKAVRPLKGKFKVCEVTPDVMEVIKMTGFDIIVDVIETYDAAVSSY, encoded by the coding sequence ATGGAAATTGATATTCAAAACACAGATAATATTACTGTTATTAATGTAAATGGCTACTTAGATGCAAACACATCCCCAGTTTTAGATCAGAAAATAGCAGATCTTGTAGCAGATGGGAATGCAAATATTCTATTAAATTTAAAAGATGTTGGCTATATGAGTAGCTCTGGATTACGTGTTTTCTTAAATGCTTCTAAGGCTGTTAGACCTTTAAAAGGCAAATTTAAGGTATGCGAAGTAACACCAGACGTTATGGAAGTCATTAAAATGACGGGTTTCGATATTATTGTTGATGTGATCGAAACATATGATGCTGCAGTAAGCAGTTATTAA
- a CDS encoding haloacid dehalogenase type II: MKTLFLLIITFLLASSFSSNEEIKKEAQIKVIFLDVNETILDLNNMRTSVAKALDGRSDLLDLWFSKMLHYSLVASDINRYEHFGTIGVATLMMVAESHHINLTKEDAKKAIITPLRSLPAHPDVKEGLRILKSKGYRVITLTNSSFEGVKTQMDNADLTSYLDGMLSIEAIKVYKPHLDSYKWALKQAGVKPEEALMVAAHGWDIAGAQEAGLKTAFIARPGKVLYPLVEKPTYEVNDLIQLATLLKDQSQAMN; encoded by the coding sequence ATGAAAACTTTATTTTTATTAATTATCACATTTCTTTTAGCCTCTTCGTTTTCTTCCAATGAAGAAATTAAAAAAGAAGCACAAATCAAGGTTATTTTTCTTGATGTCAACGAAACTATTCTTGACTTAAATAACATGAGAACCTCTGTTGCAAAAGCATTAGACGGTAGAAGTGACCTTTTGGATTTATGGTTCTCAAAAATGCTTCATTATTCTCTAGTAGCAAGTGATATTAATCGTTATGAGCACTTCGGAACAATTGGAGTTGCCACATTAATGATGGTAGCAGAAAGCCACCATATAAATCTTACTAAAGAAGATGCAAAAAAGGCAATCATAACGCCTTTAAGATCTTTGCCAGCACACCCTGATGTAAAAGAAGGATTACGAATTTTAAAAAGCAAAGGCTACAGAGTAATTACACTTACAAATTCTTCATTCGAAGGTGTAAAAACACAAATGGATAATGCGGACTTGACATCGTATCTAGATGGAATGTTAAGCATAGAAGCAATTAAAGTTTATAAGCCTCATTTAGATAGCTACAAATGGGCACTTAAACAAGCGGGAGTAAAACCAGAAGAAGCATTAATGGTAGCGGCACATGGTTGGGATATTGCGGGAGCACAAGAAGCAGGACTAAAGACTGCATTTATTGCTAGACCAGGCAAAGTACTCTATCCTTTAGTAGAAAAACCAACTTATGAAGTGAATGACCTCATTCAATTAGCTACTCTCCTTAAAGATCAATCACAAGCTATGAATTAA
- a CDS encoding histidine-type phosphatase, with protein sequence MKLFSTTFALLFLFISCSTVPHAEQQETVENNTEDLYLGTKQSYRAPKEVVALPKGYDVQFVSMLARHGSRYMGGPDEDIALGNLFEDAKINNGLTEEGIKLFEEIKALKLLQAGNYGLLTPKGEKEHLELGKRMYVLSPKFFDEATLMVGNATYKPRTQASRSFFEIGLNRNENIQWENHDFKKGQDPLLRYHKITPSYSAYLDSALWLPQVERELQSASYLQLVDRIVRKYFSAEYLKAFKGEHKVFLDGEGEEAITKLSDIPLCIYACYKISFAISTDIRPHFQNIFSESELSQLEYIGDIEAFYEKGPGFKDRSASYINAIALLSKITLELETEINGKQNKQGYLNFAHAETTLPLVVLLDINNVQVHQNQLKKGSWKTSKWATMANNIQWFVLEKEGEVFIHVRFNEKPAELPISSVEKGTYTWDAYKNYINKLTTSVDMDYHNQEYKQMLQAL encoded by the coding sequence ATGAAACTATTCAGCACAACTTTCGCTCTTCTGTTTTTATTCATTTCTTGTTCTACTGTTCCACATGCTGAACAACAAGAAACTGTAGAAAATAATACAGAGGATTTATATCTAGGTACAAAGCAATCTTATAGAGCTCCTAAAGAAGTAGTCGCTTTGCCTAAAGGGTATGATGTGCAATTTGTAAGTATGTTAGCACGCCATGGTTCTCGTTACATGGGCGGCCCAGATGAAGATATTGCATTGGGTAACCTTTTTGAAGATGCAAAAATAAATAACGGATTAACTGAAGAAGGAATAAAGTTATTTGAAGAGATTAAGGCATTAAAATTACTTCAAGCAGGTAATTATGGTTTACTAACGCCAAAAGGAGAAAAAGAGCATCTAGAATTAGGAAAAAGAATGTATGTCTTGTCTCCTAAATTCTTTGATGAAGCTACGTTGATGGTAGGCAATGCAACCTATAAACCACGTACACAAGCTTCCCGTTCTTTCTTTGAAATTGGCTTGAATAGAAATGAGAATATTCAATGGGAAAATCATGATTTTAAAAAAGGACAGGATCCATTATTACGTTATCATAAAATTACACCTTCATATTCAGCATATTTAGATTCAGCACTTTGGTTACCACAAGTTGAACGTGAATTACAAAGTGCTTCTTACTTGCAATTAGTAGACAGAATTGTTCGTAAATATTTCTCAGCAGAATATTTAAAAGCATTTAAAGGAGAACATAAGGTGTTTTTAGATGGAGAAGGTGAAGAAGCAATTACAAAGTTGTCTGATATTCCATTATGCATTTACGCATGTTATAAAATATCTTTTGCCATTTCTACGGATATAAGACCACATTTTCAAAACATATTTTCTGAGAGTGAACTGTCTCAATTAGAATACATTGGAGACATAGAAGCCTTTTATGAAAAAGGTCCAGGGTTTAAAGATAGATCGGCAAGCTATATCAATGCAATTGCTTTGTTATCAAAAATTACGCTTGAATTAGAAACAGAAATTAATGGAAAACAAAACAAACAAGGGTATCTAAATTTTGCACATGCAGAAACTACCTTACCTCTAGTTGTATTACTTGATATTAATAATGTTCAGGTACATCAGAATCAATTAAAAAAAGGTTCTTGGAAAACATCTAAATGGGCAACTATGGCCAATAATATTCAGTGGTTTGTATTAGAGAAAGAAGGTGAAGTATTTATTCATGTTCGTTTTAATGAAAAGCCTGCTGAACTTCCAATTTCATCTGTTGAAAAAGGAACTTATACTTGGGATGCATATAAAAATTATATTAATAAGCTAACCACGTCTGTGGATATGGATTACCATAATCAAGAATATAAACAGATGTTACAAGCTTTATAA
- a CDS encoding alpha/beta fold hydrolase has product MTAVKENNSTLRKRSVLDRFYASFLMTFTREYNQLEQIRRKNNYNKNTPSIAEPTIIDTNYVEIKGEKIRYAHYHNPGKETLIMLSPLPQSIIAYSPIWKQVTAQFNVYAYDLPGFGRSTGGMEFMNFKAQGEFLKEFIETFEIEAPHIMAPDIGMPTAIYYTGMFKNDVKSLIVGDGPAIDPSTNGSIIEKLGFSNFWQFLIGNFVGAGAFVEVGNRIGYVNYVPNAYELSDYIKSYDGRLKLSIEWFRKYPESLATVNPLLEKIEVPTLLFWGDNDQILPYDNGERISKRMKNSTLHIIENCGHFSYQDQHEAFSELLSNWVNGEYQKNDKRKEELVA; this is encoded by the coding sequence ATGACTGCTGTAAAAGAAAATAATTCAACACTTAGAAAAAGATCAGTATTAGACCGTTTTTATGCTTCATTTTTAATGACATTTACACGAGAATATAATCAGTTAGAACAGATTAGAAGAAAAAATAATTATAATAAAAATACTCCTAGTATTGCAGAACCAACAATTATAGATACAAATTATGTTGAAATTAAAGGAGAAAAAATTAGATATGCACATTATCATAATCCAGGAAAAGAAACATTAATAATGCTTTCTCCACTTCCACAAAGTATTATAGCCTATTCTCCAATTTGGAAACAAGTAACAGCACAGTTTAATGTGTATGCTTATGATCTTCCCGGTTTTGGAAGAAGTACAGGAGGTATGGAGTTCATGAACTTTAAAGCACAAGGAGAGTTTCTAAAAGAATTTATAGAGACATTTGAAATAGAAGCACCTCATATTATGGCCCCAGATATTGGAATGCCAACAGCAATTTATTATACAGGAATGTTTAAAAACGATGTAAAGAGCTTAATTGTAGGAGATGGTCCAGCTATCGATCCTTCTACGAACGGTTCTATTATTGAAAAACTTGGTTTTTCTAATTTTTGGCAGTTTTTGATAGGTAATTTTGTAGGTGCAGGGGCATTTGTAGAAGTAGGTAACCGAATAGGTTATGTGAATTATGTACCGAATGCGTATGAGTTATCGGATTATATAAAATCATATGATGGTAGATTAAAACTTTCTATTGAGTGGTTCAGAAAATATCCTGAAAGCTTAGCTACAGTTAACCCGTTGTTAGAAAAAATAGAAGTACCAACCCTCTTATTCTGGGGAGATAATGATCAGATTTTACCGTATGATAATGGGGAGAGGATTAGCAAAAGAATGAAGAACAGTACATTACATATTATTGAAAACTGTGGTCACTTTTCGTACCAAGATCAACATGAAGCATTTTCAGAATTGCTTAGTAATTGGGTAAACGGAGAGTATCAAAAAAATGATAAAAGAAAAGAGGAATTAGTAGCGTAG
- a CDS encoding TetR/AcrR family transcriptional regulator, which produces MEQKLKSEITKQLILDTAFKLFYRDGFNLISINQIMKETALTKGAFYHHFKNKEEIGKAVITEIVEQRIVKNMIDPLYEEGDIIEKLKNIFTLRIKKFSIYEKEKGCPTNNLINEISGNEEVYRNALKVIIDKWRKVLVKTLDIEREKGTIKNDVNSNAVAVFLISSFEGVRGLRKLYRDDVIFDNYLLAVNQYIDQLK; this is translated from the coding sequence ATGGAACAGAAATTAAAATCAGAAATCACTAAACAATTAATTTTAGACACCGCGTTTAAATTATTCTATAGAGATGGTTTTAATTTGATCAGTATAAATCAAATAATGAAGGAGACAGCCCTTACAAAAGGAGCTTTTTATCATCATTTTAAAAATAAAGAAGAAATAGGCAAAGCAGTTATTACAGAAATTGTGGAGCAACGTATTGTAAAAAATATGATAGATCCTTTATATGAAGAAGGTGATATTATTGAAAAACTAAAAAACATTTTTACACTTAGGATTAAAAAATTTTCAATTTACGAAAAGGAGAAAGGGTGTCCTACAAATAACTTGATTAACGAGATAAGTGGGAACGAAGAGGTATATAGGAATGCACTTAAAGTAATTATTGATAAGTGGCGTAAAGTTCTTGTAAAAACCCTTGATATTGAGAGAGAAAAAGGAACGATAAAAAATGATGTAAACAGTAATGCTGTCGCAGTATTTTTAATCAGTTCTTTTGAAGGTGTTCGTGGATTAAGAAAACTGTATAGAGATGACGTTATTTTTGATAACTACCTTTTAGCTGTAAACCAATACATAGATCAATTAAAATAA
- a CDS encoding helix-turn-helix domain-containing protein, with protein MKNEIASFEEHKTTLERIFKGKLKDDTLLLLEKGELYFHYLFDGLNSIVFNIDEMKENGKETLVFSEKYNVDFIIIFFTKGLLFKTDEQEYKINNSQGFLVMNADFDIDINFNEEEQKSHHITFLCSKEIIKEKSPALYSSFFKNLNFKFFDEHHDLSMTRSTIHQTFNYLSSFKYDTQQHLLKSLFYIALEYIERQNNPLLSQQMAALPKEMLPIIISVQNHIIENIDQKFNSEELSELYGITTADLDVNFPIIFGCSINQYYQKHRVYRGRDLLVSKEMGPKEIAYHLGFSDLPHFSRSFKKEFGSSPREYLKSHSKK; from the coding sequence ATGAAAAACGAAATCGCTTCTTTTGAAGAACATAAAACCACATTAGAAAGAATCTTTAAAGGAAAATTAAAAGATGACACATTACTCCTATTAGAAAAAGGAGAACTCTACTTTCATTACCTATTTGATGGTTTAAACAGTATTGTATTTAATATTGATGAGATGAAAGAAAATGGAAAAGAGACACTTGTGTTTTCAGAAAAATACAATGTTGATTTTATCATCATTTTCTTTACTAAAGGCCTTCTGTTTAAAACCGATGAACAAGAATATAAGATTAATAATAGTCAAGGTTTTCTAGTAATGAATGCCGATTTTGATATTGATATCAACTTTAATGAAGAAGAACAAAAATCGCATCACATCACTTTTCTATGTTCCAAAGAAATAATTAAAGAGAAAAGCCCTGCCTTATATTCATCTTTTTTTAAAAATTTAAACTTCAAGTTTTTTGATGAGCACCACGACTTAAGCATGACAAGAAGTACCATTCATCAAACCTTTAATTACTTAAGTTCTTTTAAATATGATACACAGCAACATTTATTAAAATCGTTATTTTATATAGCTTTAGAATATATTGAAAGGCAGAATAACCCTTTATTATCACAACAAATGGCAGCACTACCAAAAGAAATGTTGCCTATTATAATCAGTGTTCAAAACCATATTATAGAAAACATAGATCAAAAGTTTAATTCCGAAGAATTATCAGAATTATATGGGATAACCACTGCCGATCTAGATGTGAATTTTCCTATAATTTTTGGTTGTAGTATAAATCAATACTATCAAAAACATAGAGTGTATAGGGGGCGTGATTTATTAGTATCCAAAGAAATGGGCCCTAAGGAAATTGCTTATCATCTTGGCTTTTCAGATTTACCTCATTTTTCTAGAAGTTTCAAGAAAGAATTTGGAAGTTCACCTAGAGAGTATTTGAAATCTCATTCAAAAAAATAA
- a CDS encoding TonB-dependent receptor, which translates to MSKQLITFFLLFFITQVVMGQSTTSVSGYIIDEDNLSLAGASVYFKGLENRGTISATDGKFLMVNIPAGDYQLHISYLGFETFEKNVELIEGQNLDLGNIILKGNFILGDEVVILGSSQRGQAKSLSQQKNSGNIINVISSDQVGKFPDANIGDAMKRVPGITMQYDMGEARFGLIRGTPAELSSVTINGERVPSAEGETRAVQLDLIPADMIQSIEVSKAVTPDMDADAIGGSANLVLRSAPVDTRISGTLGVGYNALSELPVYNGGIVIGDRLFNDKLGIVVSGSYQNNQLGAHNYEAEWSKNEDKENELYPEAFEIRKYDVQRIRQSVSANLDYKLGDNSKIFFTSMYNHRDDKENRFKLKYDDIEYDTESGTYTSKLKRESKGGTNGKPNDSRRLERQQAYNFTLGGDHLIKNLVKLTWSGTLAKASEERPNERYSVWEQKGVTIMNDPTNTRTPNINAYGAEYDYANFEFKEYTEEFQYTEEMDKNARLDLEIPLNESKNKSILKVGGRYRGKEKMRNNSFIEYDYADGFVGPQTLAETDLSNETPNNWMAGDYKVGNFQSKNQLGAYDFTNTSQFVGEDKPDEYLAGNYNANENITAGYAMIKQSIGTKWLFIAGVRVENTRVNYTGNKVVLDENGDYDPTTSGITKGENNYTNILPSLHARYNLSENSILRFAYTNTLARPRYYDLVPYQEINREDNEIAVGNPELKATVAQNFDLMFEHYMKNLGLVSGGVYYKSMSNFIYDFYERDVEVNGNVYDLYKQARNGDNAYLYGVEIAFQRQLDFLPGVLKNLSFYGNYTYSVSEMSGFDSENGEGRSEATPLPGTVPHTFNTSLSYGTDKLSVRVSFHYTSSYIDELGDEAFYDRYYDNQMFLDANASYFINDKFSVFAEANNLLNTPLRYYQGASDLTMQAEYYGPRYNLGLKFDLMK; encoded by the coding sequence ATGAGCAAACAATTAATTACTTTCTTTTTACTGTTTTTTATAACACAAGTAGTTATGGGACAGTCAACAACATCGGTATCTGGTTACATTATTGATGAAGATAATTTATCATTAGCAGGTGCGTCGGTATATTTTAAAGGTTTAGAAAATAGAGGGACAATTTCTGCAACGGATGGTAAGTTTTTAATGGTAAATATACCTGCTGGAGATTACCAATTACACATTTCTTACTTAGGTTTTGAAACTTTTGAGAAAAATGTGGAATTAATTGAAGGACAAAATTTAGACCTTGGTAACATCATTTTAAAAGGTAATTTTATTTTAGGAGATGAGGTGGTGATCTTGGGTAGCTCGCAAAGAGGACAGGCAAAGTCTTTATCTCAACAAAAAAATAGCGGAAACATTATTAATGTCATTTCATCTGATCAAGTAGGTAAATTTCCTGATGCAAATATTGGTGATGCCATGAAACGTGTGCCTGGTATTACAATGCAGTATGATATGGGGGAGGCACGTTTTGGTTTAATTAGAGGTACACCTGCTGAACTTTCTTCTGTAACTATTAATGGAGAGCGTGTGCCTTCTGCTGAAGGAGAAACAAGAGCGGTACAACTAGATCTAATACCTGCAGATATGATTCAATCTATTGAGGTATCTAAGGCAGTTACTCCAGATATGGATGCCGATGCAATTGGTGGTTCTGCAAATTTAGTATTACGTTCAGCTCCTGTAGATACTCGTATATCGGGTACGTTAGGTGTTGGTTATAACGCGTTATCTGAATTACCTGTTTATAATGGAGGTATTGTAATTGGAGATCGATTATTTAATGATAAGTTAGGAATAGTTGTATCTGGATCATATCAAAACAACCAATTAGGGGCACATAACTACGAAGCTGAATGGAGTAAAAATGAAGATAAAGAAAACGAATTATACCCAGAAGCTTTTGAAATTAGAAAGTACGATGTGCAACGTATTCGTCAGTCTGTTTCAGCAAATTTAGATTATAAACTAGGCGATAACTCAAAGATATTCTTTACATCAATGTATAATCACAGAGATGATAAAGAGAATAGGTTTAAATTAAAATATGATGATATTGAGTACGATACTGAAAGTGGTACATATACATCAAAATTAAAAAGAGAATCTAAGGGGGGAACAAATGGAAAGCCGAATGATTCAAGAAGATTGGAACGTCAGCAAGCCTATAACTTCACACTTGGGGGAGATCATCTGATTAAAAATCTGGTAAAATTAACATGGTCAGGAACATTAGCAAAGGCTTCAGAAGAAAGACCAAATGAGCGTTATAGTGTTTGGGAGCAAAAAGGAGTAACGATCATGAATGATCCTACTAATACAAGAACTCCTAACATTAATGCTTACGGGGCGGAGTACGATTATGCTAATTTTGAATTTAAAGAGTATACAGAGGAATTTCAATACACAGAAGAGATGGATAAAAATGCTCGTCTTGATTTAGAAATCCCATTAAATGAATCAAAAAATAAGAGTATTTTAAAAGTAGGTGGCCGTTACAGAGGAAAGGAAAAAATGCGTAATAACTCATTTATAGAATATGATTATGCTGATGGTTTCGTGGGACCTCAAACTCTAGCAGAAACAGACCTTTCGAACGAAACGCCTAATAATTGGATGGCAGGTGACTATAAAGTAGGAAATTTCCAATCAAAAAATCAGTTAGGTGCTTATGATTTTACAAATACATCTCAGTTTGTAGGAGAAGACAAGCCCGATGAATATTTGGCTGGTAATTATAACGCTAATGAAAATATTACTGCAGGATATGCCATGATAAAACAATCGATTGGAACTAAATGGTTATTTATTGCAGGGGTTAGAGTAGAGAATACTAGAGTTAACTACACAGGTAATAAAGTAGTACTTGATGAAAATGGAGATTATGATCCAACTACTTCAGGAATTACTAAAGGCGAAAATAATTACACAAACATTCTACCAAGTTTACACGCACGTTACAACTTATCAGAAAATTCAATCTTACGTTTTGCTTACACAAACACATTGGCTCGACCTAGATATTATGACCTTGTACCTTATCAAGAAATAAATAGAGAAGACAATGAAATTGCAGTTGGTAACCCAGAATTAAAGGCAACAGTAGCTCAGAATTTTGATTTAATGTTTGAGCATTATATGAAAAATCTTGGTTTAGTGTCAGGTGGTGTGTATTACAAAAGTATGAGTAATTTTATCTATGATTTTTACGAAAGAGATGTAGAAGTTAATGGCAATGTATATGATCTTTACAAACAAGCTAGAAATGGAGATAATGCTTATTTATATGGTGTAGAAATCGCTTTTCAACGTCAGTTAGATTTCTTACCAGGTGTATTAAAGAACCTAAGCTTTTATGGCAATTACACGTATAGTGTTTCTGAAATGAGTGGCTTTGATAGTGAAAATGGCGAAGGAAGATCGGAAGCAACACCATTACCAGGAACTGTTCCGCATACGTTCAATACTTCATTATCTTATGGAACAGACAAGCTATCAGTTAGAGTATCGTTCCACTACACAAGCTCATATATTGATGAGTTAGGAGACGAGGCTTTCTACGACCGTTATTACGATAATCAGATGTTCTTAGATGCAAATGCATCTTACTTTATAAACGATAAATTTAGTGTATTTGCAGAGGCGAATAATTTATTAAATACACCATTAAGATATTATCAAGGAGCTTCTGATTTAACAATGCAAGCAGAATATTACGGACCAAGATACAACCTTGGTTTAAAATTCGACCTAATGAAATAA